A single region of the Nitrosomonas sp. Is79A3 genome encodes:
- a CDS encoding IS5 family transposase, which produces MKQLVLSIPLFIKKPKVTRRQKFLEEMEQVVPWVDWTNRIAPHYPVAGLGRKPFALEAMLRIHMMQQWFGYSDPAMEEALHDVPMLREFAGLDAGEDVMPDETTILKFRHLLEKHHLAQSLFAETTGRLAQQGLLLRQGTIVDATLIAAAPSTKNRQRKRDGEMSSTKKGSNYYFGLKAHIGVDADSGLVHSLEITTAKVADGNMIDALVHGEEAIVLGDRAYTRNDRNLEAQRQPEEPVWGMPFKRKRGEELPAEHAVLNRMLASLRAKVEHPFRIVKRQFGYTKVRYRGLFKNAQQLYLLFALANLYHVRKVWMPTTG; this is translated from the coding sequence ATGAAACAATTAGTATTGTCGATTCCATTATTTATCAAGAAACCAAAAGTAACTCGCCGGCAAAAGTTTCTCGAAGAAATGGAGCAAGTGGTTCCATGGGTAGACTGGACGAATCGGATCGCGCCGCACTATCCGGTAGCAGGTTTGGGACGCAAGCCATTTGCGTTGGAAGCGATGCTGCGGATTCATATGATGCAGCAATGGTTTGGTTATTCAGATCCGGCAATGGAAGAAGCGTTACATGATGTGCCGATGCTACGTGAATTTGCAGGACTAGATGCGGGAGAAGATGTTATGCCTGATGAGACGACGATCCTCAAGTTTCGCCACCTGCTGGAGAAGCATCACTTGGCACAAAGCCTGTTTGCTGAAACAACTGGGCGGTTAGCGCAACAGGGATTATTGCTGCGTCAGGGCACGATAGTTGACGCCACGCTGATAGCGGCTGCGCCATCGACCAAGAACCGGCAACGCAAACGTGATGGCGAGATGAGTTCGACTAAGAAAGGCAGCAACTATTACTTTGGATTAAAAGCACACATAGGCGTAGATGCCGATTCCGGCCTGGTGCATAGCCTGGAAATTACCACGGCCAAAGTGGCCGATGGCAACATGATTGATGCGCTGGTACATGGCGAAGAGGCAATTGTATTGGGTGATCGGGCTTATACTCGTAATGATCGCAATCTGGAAGCGCAACGACAGCCGGAAGAGCCGGTCTGGGGTATGCCATTCAAACGCAAGCGCGGTGAGGAATTGCCAGCAGAACATGCCGTGCTCAATCGTATGCTAGCTTCACTACGCGCAAAGGTTGAACATCCGTTTCGTATTGTCAAAAGACAATTTGGTTATACCAAAGTCCGTTACCGAGGATTGTTCAAGAATGCACAACAGCTTTATCTGTTGTTTGCCTTGGCTAATCTTTACCATGTCCGTAAGGTGTGGATGCCAACCACGGGATAA
- the corA gene encoding magnesium/cobalt transporter CorA, whose product MLINCVAYENGVRLADLTVEEISDYLERSGCFVWVALRDATPEELDKMKEEFNLHELAVEDARHGHQRPKLEEYGESVFVVMHLLDPSKEETYLGELNVFVGPNYILSVRNRSQQDFHEVRERCEREQHLLKEGSGFVLYALMDAVVDRYFPIIDRLESELEAIEDKIFTKGAARSNIEQLYSLKRKIMVLKHAVAPLMEVSGKLSGSRAPPVCFNIRDYFRDVYDHLFRIDASIDTIRDTISTAIQVNLSMGAIENNEVSKRLAAWAGIFAVATALAGIWGMNFEHMPELKWEYGYPLALLTICSACLFLYIRLKRIGWL is encoded by the coding sequence GTGCTCATTAACTGTGTTGCTTACGAAAATGGTGTGCGCTTGGCCGATCTTACGGTAGAGGAAATCAGCGACTATCTGGAACGGTCAGGGTGTTTTGTTTGGGTTGCTCTACGGGATGCAACGCCCGAAGAACTTGATAAGATGAAAGAAGAATTCAACCTCCATGAATTAGCAGTTGAGGATGCGCGCCACGGCCACCAGCGTCCCAAACTTGAAGAATACGGTGAATCAGTCTTTGTTGTAATGCATTTGCTTGACCCTAGCAAGGAGGAAACCTACCTGGGCGAGTTGAATGTTTTTGTCGGACCTAACTACATACTGTCAGTCAGAAACCGAAGCCAGCAAGATTTTCATGAGGTACGCGAGCGCTGTGAGCGGGAGCAGCATCTCCTTAAAGAAGGATCCGGTTTTGTTCTCTATGCCTTAATGGACGCAGTGGTGGATCGTTATTTTCCAATAATCGACCGTTTGGAGTCCGAATTGGAAGCGATCGAAGATAAAATTTTCACCAAAGGAGCTGCCCGCTCAAATATTGAGCAGCTCTACAGCCTTAAACGGAAGATCATGGTTTTGAAACATGCCGTAGCTCCGCTCATGGAAGTTTCCGGCAAGCTTTCTGGCAGCCGCGCACCTCCCGTATGTTTCAATATCCGGGACTACTTCCGGGATGTTTATGATCACTTGTTTCGGATTGACGCGTCTATCGATACCATCCGGGACACTATAAGCACTGCCATCCAGGTCAATCTCTCGATGGGTGCTATTGAGAACAATGAGGTAAGTAAGCGCCTAGCTGCGTGGGCAGGAATTTTCGCGGTCGCTACAGCCTTAGCGGGAATATGGGGAATGAACTTCGAACACATGCCAGAACTGAAGTGGGAATACGGCTACCCATTGGCGCTACTGACTATTTGCTCAGCCTGTCTTTTTTTGTATATTCGTCTCAAGCGGATTGGTTGGTTATAA
- a CDS encoding IS3 family transposase (programmed frameshift) — MNKTNKYSPEVKERAVRLVQEHRSEYPSLWATIESIAPKIGCAPPTLHDWVKKHEIDTGLRDGITSEERERIKALEREVKELRRANEILKLASAFFGPGGARPQTQILRSFIDRYRDTHGVEPICKVLQVAPSGYRRHAAERRNPALRCTRAQRDEVLMPEIQRVWQANLQVYGADKVWRQLKREGMQVARCTVERLMKRLGLEGVRRGKVVRTTVPDKALPCPLDRVNRQFKADRPNQLWVSDFTYVSTWQGWLYVAFVIDVFARCIVGWRVSSSMHTDFVLDALEQALYARQPELGALIHHSDRGSQYVSIRYTERLAEAGIEPSVGSKGDSYDNALAETINGLYKAELIHKQGPWKNRESVELATLNWVFWFNHQRLLGPIGYIPPAEAEAQYYRQLANLDSAKVT; from the exons ATGAACAAAACAAACAAATATTCCCCCGAAGTAAAAGAACGAGCAGTCCGCCTGGTGCAAGAGCATCGCAGTGAGTACCCTTCGCTGTGGGCGACGATAGAATCGATTGCGCCCAAGATCGGCTGCGCGCCGCCGACATTGCATGATTGGGTAAAGAAGCACGAGATCGACACAGGCCTACGAGATGGCATCACCAGTGAAGAGCGCGAACGCATCAAAGCACTGGAGCGTGAGGTCAAGGAATTACGTCGCGCCAATGAAATTCTGAAACTGGCCAGTGCTTTTTTCG GCCCAGGCGGAGCTCGACCGCAAACTCAAATCCTGAGGTCGTTCATCGACCGGTATCGTGACACCCACGGGGTCGAGCCGATCTGCAAGGTATTGCAGGTCGCCCCGTCAGGGTATCGGCGTCACGCGGCCGAGCGGCGCAATCCGGCATTGCGTTGCACTCGTGCCCAACGCGATGAGGTTTTGATGCCAGAAATTCAGCGTGTGTGGCAGGCTAACCTGCAGGTGTATGGTGCCGACAAGGTATGGCGGCAACTTAAGCGCGAAGGAATGCAGGTAGCTCGCTGCACTGTTGAACGGCTCATGAAACGGTTGGGGCTGGAAGGTGTGCGGCGCGGCAAGGTTGTGCGAACCACGGTTCCGGACAAGGCGCTGCCGTGCCCGCTGGATCGCGTAAACCGGCAATTCAAGGCGGATCGCCCAAACCAGTTATGGGTGTCGGATTTCACCTATGTTTCCACCTGGCAGGGCTGGCTATATGTCGCGTTCGTCATCGACGTGTTTGCCCGGTGCATCGTGGGTTGGCGGGTCAGTTCCAGCATGCACACGGACTTCGTACTGGATGCGCTGGAGCAGGCTTTATACGCCCGGCAACCGGAGCTGGGTGCCTTGATTCACCACAGCGACCGGGGTTCCCAGTATGTCTCTATCCGTTATACGGAGCGGCTTGCCGAGGCTGGAATAGAACCGTCGGTTGGCAGTAAAGGAGATAGCTACGATAACGCACTAGCCGAAACGATCAACGGGCTTTACAAAGCTGAATTGATTCACAAGCAGGGGCCATGGAAAAACAGGGAATCCGTTGAATTGGCGACGTTGAACTGGGTGTTCTGGTTCAATCACCAGCGTTTGCTTGGACCCATCGGCTATATACCGCCGGCGGAAGCTGAGGCACAATACTACCGGCAGTTAGCCAACTTGGATTCTGCCAAAGTTACTTAA